The proteins below are encoded in one region of Desulfosalsimonas propionicica:
- a CDS encoding nucleoside recognition protein yields the protein MNKKAAQPKYRRLLISLGISATMAAAGMITIEAITPAVAADKLAIPLARLCMFIGMGLAVAQVIESRGWTRRLGAVAAPLFSYAHLGTRCSAAFSTAFFSGVAANSMLVDFYNDNKITRQQMFLTNFINQLPAYFLHLPTTFFIVVPLTKTAGLIYFALTLAATLLRTMVFVIWGRLFVAPTAGNDEQAGEFRQTEAEQKGAWAVLKKRLPGRFAAILTYVVPIYTAVYFAAGLGTFEVLRTWMTRAVTLQALPVEAFSVVILSFVAEFTSGFAAAGALLDQGVISVKQTVIALIAGNIIAFPVRALRHQLPRYMGIFQPKTGAQLLLLGQFFRVASLVAVTAIYYVLG from the coding sequence ATGAATAAAAAGGCAGCACAGCCCAAATACCGTCGGCTTTTGATATCCCTGGGGATATCAGCGACCATGGCAGCCGCCGGCATGATCACAATCGAGGCCATCACCCCGGCCGTTGCCGCAGACAAGCTGGCAATTCCCCTGGCCCGGCTCTGTATGTTTATCGGCATGGGCCTGGCCGTGGCCCAGGTGATTGAATCCAGGGGCTGGACCCGGCGGCTGGGTGCGGTGGCAGCACCCCTGTTTTCCTATGCCCACCTGGGCACGCGCTGCAGTGCGGCTTTTTCCACGGCCTTTTTTTCAGGGGTGGCGGCCAATTCCATGCTGGTGGATTTCTACAATGACAACAAAATCACCCGGCAGCAGATGTTTCTCACCAATTTTATCAACCAGCTGCCGGCCTATTTCCTGCATCTGCCCACGACCTTTTTCATCGTAGTACCCCTGACAAAAACCGCCGGTTTAATCTATTTCGCACTGACCCTGGCCGCAACCCTTTTGCGCACAATGGTTTTTGTGATCTGGGGCCGGCTCTTTGTTGCCCCGACAGCCGGAAATGATGAGCAGGCAGGTGAATTCCGGCAGACCGAAGCGGAACAGAAAGGGGCCTGGGCGGTATTGAAAAAACGACTGCCCGGACGTTTTGCCGCAATTCTCACATACGTGGTGCCCATTTACACAGCCGTGTATTTTGCAGCCGGCCTGGGGACATTTGAAGTTCTTCGCACCTGGATGACCCGGGCCGTGACCCTCCAGGCCCTGCCCGTGGAGGCCTTTTCCGTGGTGATCTTAAGCTTTGTGGCGGAATTCACCTCCGGATTTGCTGCAGCCGGCGCCCTGCTTGACCAGGGGGTGATCAGTGTCAAGCAGACCGTGATCGCCCTGATTGCCGGAAACATCATTGCATTTCCGGTCCGGGCACTTCGCCATCAACTGCCGCGCTACATGGGCATTTTCCAGCCCAAAACCGGGGCCCAGCTGCTGCTGCTGGGCCAGTTTTTCCGGGTGGCAAGCCTGGTGGCGGTCACCGCAATTTATTATGTTTTGGGGTAA
- the cbiD gene encoding cobalt-precorrin-5B (C(1))-methyltransferase CbiD, producing the protein MTGKKSRRKLKAGFTTGTAAAAAAKAAVLALIDKHPPAEVRVALLTGDFIKIAVHGCTVENAATASATVIKDAGDDPDATHRAEIGARVTLLEPGEELVITGGPGVGRITRPGLEKAPGSPAINPGPEKMIRQSVKQVFDDFADARGAEIEIFVPEGEKIAKHTLNARLGIIGGISILGTTGVVKPMSHEAYIATISSGMSVARAAGSDLVVCTTGRRSERYAQALFSDLPEPAFVQIGDYFEKSMQMAGDYGFTRAVLAVFFGKAVKIAQGAAHTHAAKSRMGLETLAGWVQKQCPHKAVARQVASANTAREAFFMLREHCPQIFADTAVRMIASADGFAGGRLQIRAIIFDYDGGVCADHTETKGAS; encoded by the coding sequence GTGACAGGCAAAAAATCCAGACGCAAACTCAAAGCCGGTTTTACCACCGGAACCGCTGCTGCGGCAGCGGCAAAGGCGGCTGTGCTGGCGCTGATAGACAAACACCCACCCGCTGAAGTCAGGGTAGCCCTTCTGACCGGGGATTTCATCAAAATTGCCGTGCACGGGTGCACCGTGGAAAATGCCGCCACTGCCTCGGCCACGGTGATCAAGGATGCCGGCGATGACCCGGATGCCACGCACAGGGCTGAAATCGGGGCCCGGGTCACGCTTTTGGAGCCCGGAGAAGAACTTGTGATCACCGGCGGCCCGGGCGTTGGCCGCATTACCCGGCCGGGGCTGGAAAAGGCCCCGGGCAGCCCGGCCATCAATCCCGGGCCGGAAAAAATGATCCGGCAATCAGTCAAACAGGTTTTCGATGATTTCGCAGATGCGCGCGGGGCTGAGATTGAGATCTTTGTCCCGGAGGGAGAGAAAATCGCCAAACACACATTAAACGCCCGGCTCGGAATTATCGGCGGCATCTCCATTCTCGGCACCACCGGGGTGGTCAAACCCATGAGCCATGAAGCCTATATTGCCACCATTTCCTCTGGCATGTCCGTGGCAAGGGCCGCAGGAAGCGATCTTGTGGTGTGCACCACCGGCCGCAGAAGCGAGCGCTACGCACAGGCCCTGTTTTCCGATCTGCCGGAGCCGGCCTTTGTCCAGATCGGGGATTATTTTGAAAAATCCATGCAAATGGCCGGCGATTACGGTTTTACCCGGGCGGTGCTGGCCGTGTTTTTCGGCAAGGCCGTGAAAATAGCCCAGGGAGCGGCCCATACCCACGCGGCCAAATCCCGCATGGGACTGGAAACCCTGGCTGGATGGGTGCAAAAGCAATGCCCGCACAAAGCAGTGGCCCGGCAGGTGGCAAGTGCCAACACCGCCAGGGAGGCATTTTTCATGCTCCGGGAGCACTGCCCGCAAATATTTGCAGACACAGCCGTGCGCATGATTGCATCGGCTGACGGGTTTGCCGGCGGCCGTTTACAGATCCGTGCCATTATATTTGATTATGACGGCGGTGTGTGCGCAGACCACACAGAGACGAAAGGGGCATCATGA
- the cbiE gene encoding precorrin-6y C5,15-methyltransferase (decarboxylating) subunit CbiE — protein sequence MKNRIHTVGMGMGRADLSQRHMEVIENADFLVGTERHLNWFAHHRAKKRKIDSPMSGVLADIETFVQSGTVAVLASGDPLFYGIGTTLIRHFGGDAVTVYPNISSMAAAFGRINRSWQEAAAVSMHARDGRRVLLQALAAAKPVFVLTDPENSPDRVAQMVLQDFSGDVDIWVAERMGHQDECIHNPDISQAAGQTWRTPNCVILVPKPASRPGPALFPGLPEDSYAHKQGMITKAEIRAVVFSKLCPQPGDVFWDLGAASGSVAIEAAFFMSVGRIFAVEKNPERAANIRTNAEKFAPNRVAVVEDDISEAIKNLPDPDRIFVGGGGKDLEAILLEACPRLASKGRIVINVVVLENLGTCLAVLKNLGLAAEVVQVQISRSSQMAAGMRMAAHNPVFVVTGEKP from the coding sequence ATGAAAAACCGCATACACACTGTGGGCATGGGCATGGGCCGGGCCGACCTGTCCCAAAGGCACATGGAAGTCATTGAAAATGCGGACTTTCTGGTGGGAACGGAACGCCATCTCAACTGGTTTGCCCATCACCGGGCAAAAAAGCGCAAAATCGATTCACCCATGTCCGGGGTGCTGGCAGATATTGAAACTTTTGTGCAATCCGGGACAGTGGCTGTACTGGCAAGCGGAGATCCGCTTTTCTACGGCATCGGCACCACCCTGATCCGGCATTTCGGAGGCGATGCAGTGACGGTTTATCCCAACATCTCGTCCATGGCTGCCGCGTTTGGCCGTATTAACCGCTCCTGGCAGGAGGCCGCAGCCGTGAGCATGCACGCAAGAGACGGCCGGCGCGTTCTTCTCCAAGCCCTGGCCGCGGCAAAACCGGTGTTTGTGCTCACCGACCCGGAAAACAGCCCGGACCGGGTAGCCCAAATGGTGCTGCAGGATTTTTCCGGAGATGTGGATATCTGGGTTGCCGAGCGCATGGGCCACCAGGACGAGTGCATCCACAACCCGGACATCAGCCAGGCAGCCGGACAGACATGGCGCACGCCCAATTGCGTGATACTGGTTCCAAAGCCGGCATCACGGCCCGGCCCGGCGCTTTTTCCGGGTCTGCCCGAGGATAGCTACGCGCACAAACAGGGCATGATCACCAAGGCCGAAATCCGGGCGGTGGTGTTTTCAAAGCTTTGCCCCCAGCCCGGGGACGTGTTCTGGGACCTGGGAGCGGCAAGCGGGTCCGTGGCAATTGAGGCGGCTTTTTTCATGAGCGTCGGCCGGATTTTTGCAGTGGAAAAAAATCCGGAACGGGCCGCAAACATCCGCACAAATGCGGAAAAATTCGCACCGAACCGGGTGGCGGTGGTCGAAGATGACATTTCCGAGGCAATCAAAAACCTGCCTGATCCGGACCGGATATTTGTGGGCGGGGGCGGAAAAGATCTCGAAGCAATCCTTTTGGAGGCCTGCCCCCGGCTGGCATCAAAGGGCAGGATTGTGATCAATGTCGTGGTCCTGGAAAATCTGGGCACATGCCTGGCTGTTTTAAAAAATCTCGGGCTTGCCGCAGAAGTGGTCCAGGTCCAGATCAGCCGGTCTTCGCAAATGGCTGCGGGCATGCGCATGGCCGCACACAATCCGGTTTTTGTTGTAACCGGTGAAAAACCTTGA
- the cobM gene encoding precorrin-4 C(11)-methyltransferase yields the protein MTQYPVQFVGAGPGDPELITVKGKHALETADLVVYAGSLVPDAVLTWAGKDARLENSAEMDLEAIVDIMAQTHFNSGRVVRLHSGDPSLYGAIAEQLRILEQKGVACRIIPGVTAAFAAAAALKVEYTLPEVSQSLILTRMQGRTPVPEKENLASLAAHQTSMAVYLSAGLADKLQEVLAANYGPDAPVAVVCRASHKDEKVLWTTAADLEETMKAAQISRQALVIAGPALEAQKNRDFSASKLYDKTFTHGYRKGHGSK from the coding sequence ATGACCCAGTACCCAGTGCAGTTTGTGGGAGCCGGTCCGGGTGATCCCGAACTGATCACCGTCAAGGGAAAGCATGCCCTGGAAACAGCCGATTTGGTGGTTTATGCCGGATCACTTGTCCCGGATGCAGTGCTTACATGGGCCGGCAAGGATGCGCGCCTGGAAAACAGCGCAGAAATGGACCTGGAAGCAATCGTGGATATAATGGCGCAAACGCATTTCAACAGCGGCCGGGTGGTGCGGCTGCACTCTGGTGATCCGTCCCTGTACGGGGCCATTGCCGAACAACTGCGAATTCTGGAACAAAAGGGCGTTGCCTGCCGTATCATTCCCGGGGTCACGGCGGCCTTTGCCGCTGCAGCCGCCCTGAAAGTCGAATACACCCTGCCGGAAGTCAGCCAGAGCCTGATTTTAACGCGCATGCAGGGCCGCACCCCGGTGCCGGAAAAGGAAAACCTGGCTTCCCTGGCCGCCCACCAGACCAGCATGGCCGTCTACCTGTCTGCCGGTCTTGCAGACAAGCTCCAGGAAGTGCTTGCAGCCAATTACGGCCCGGATGCCCCTGTTGCCGTTGTCTGCAGGGCCTCACACAAGGATGAAAAAGTCCTTTGGACAACGGCGGCAGACCTGGAAGAAACCATGAAAGCGGCTCAAATTTCCCGCCAGGCCCTGGTCATTGCCGGCCCGGCCTTAGAGGCTCAGAAAAACCGGGATTTTTCCGCTTCCAAGCTTTATGACAAAACCTTTACCCACGGATACCGAAAGGGCCATGGATCAAAATAA